From one Nothobranchius furzeri strain GRZ-AD chromosome 2, NfurGRZ-RIMD1, whole genome shotgun sequence genomic stretch:
- the fis1 gene encoding mitochondrial fission 1 protein encodes MEAVLSDIVAPEDLLKFEKKYNNELTKGAVSKETKFEYAWCLIRSKYSEDIRKGIVLLEELVHKSSKDDSRDFLFYLAVANYRLKEYEKALKYIRTLLKNEPGNKQALELEKLIDKAMKKDGLVGMAIVGGIGLGVVGLAGLIGLAVSRGAAKS; translated from the exons ATGGAGGCTGTTCTGAGTGATATTGTAGCGCCGGAGGACCTTTTA AAATTTGAGAAGAAATACAACAACGAACTAACAAAGGGAGCAGTCTCCAAGGAAACCAAGTTTGAATATGCCTGGTGTTTGATCAGGAGCAAATACTCAGAGGACATCAGGAAGGGAATTGTGCTGTTGGAGG AACTGGTTCATAAATCATCAAAGGATGACTCACGGGACTTCCTGTTCTACCTTGCAGTGGCCAACTACAGACTCAAA GAGTACGAAAAGGCCTTGAAGTACATCCGGACTCTCCTGAAGAACGAGCCGGGAAACAAGCAGGCTCTGGAGCTGGAGAAGCTCATCGACAAGGCTATGAAGAAAG ATGGTTTGGTTGGCATGGCGATCGTCGGGGGGATCGGTCTCGGCGTGGTTGGCTTAGCGGGCCTCATCGGCTTGGCGGTGTCAAGGGGAGCAGCCAAATCCTAA
- the zgc:103586 gene encoding cytidine deaminase isoform X2, whose product MTDKVTELVSRCLQARDLAYCPYSRFAVGAAILTAEGAIITGCNVENASFGLTVCAERTAIQRAVAEGHRQFTAIAVTCDVKESFVGPCGACRQVLMEFGSDWTVYLTKLDGSYKETHLSELLPFAFSPAHLTKN is encoded by the exons ATGACAG ATAAAGTGACAGAGCTGGTCTCAAGGTGCCTGCAGGCTCGGGACCTGGCATACTGTCCCTACAGCCGCTTTGCTGTCGGTGCCGCTATCCTAACAGCAGAGGGCGCTATAATCACAG gttgTAATGTGGAGAATGCCTCGTTTGGTCTGACGGTGTGTGCTGAGAGGACGGCCATCCAGAGAGCTGTAGCTGAAGGACACAGGCAGTTCACCGCCATCGCTGTCACCTG TGATGTCAAAGAGAGTTTTGTTGGACCGTGTGGAGCGTGCCGACAGGTTCTCATGGAG TTTGGATCAGACTGGACGGTGTACTTAACTAAGCTGGATGGATCCTACAAAGAGACTCATCTCAGTGAACTGTTGCCTTTTGCATTttctcctgcacacctcacaaagAACTAA
- the zgc:103586 gene encoding cytidine deaminase isoform X1, with translation MTDKVTELVSRCLQARDLAYCPYSRFAVGAAILTAEGAIITGCNVENASFGLTVCAERTAIQRAVAEGHRQFTAIAVTCDVKESFVGPCGACRQVLMEFLSPQFGSDWTVYLTKLDGSYKETHLSELLPFAFSPAHLTKN, from the exons ATGACAG ATAAAGTGACAGAGCTGGTCTCAAGGTGCCTGCAGGCTCGGGACCTGGCATACTGTCCCTACAGCCGCTTTGCTGTCGGTGCCGCTATCCTAACAGCAGAGGGCGCTATAATCACAG gttgTAATGTGGAGAATGCCTCGTTTGGTCTGACGGTGTGTGCTGAGAGGACGGCCATCCAGAGAGCTGTAGCTGAAGGACACAGGCAGTTCACCGCCATCGCTGTCACCTG TGATGTCAAAGAGAGTTTTGTTGGACCGTGTGGAGCGTGCCGACAGGTTCTCATGGAG TTCCTCTCTCCACAGTTTGGATCAGACTGGACGGTGTACTTAACTAAGCTGGATGGATCCTACAAAGAGACTCATCTCAGTGAACTGTTGCCTTTTGCATTttctcctgcacacctcacaaagAACTAA